The proteins below come from a single Malus sylvestris chromosome 3, drMalSylv7.2, whole genome shotgun sequence genomic window:
- the LOC126615517 gene encoding protein MOS2-like yields the protein MKLSFSLPPKSSSKSNPKRNPSSATSTFNDGTGNHPNDAVSKHFVSEFDASKPFSADLKARVIAPIPNEWRPHKKMKNIELPITESGGHELQFEVETLSVTDDPDAKISYGLNLREKSELENREGLGNGDRPRLRGVEDTLLQKFKDDLERLSDHRGLEEFEEMPVEGYGEALLTGYGWYPGRGIGKNAKEDVKIVEYTRSTDRHGLGFLANSKEKDRKNSKEKEKEKRKDGDVGKEVRIVSGRDHVGLRGRIIEKLGNGKLVLKLLSKSKQHDEEVVKVNADEVAELGSKEEEKCLRRLNETQRKMGSDSRPRREEPRGHSTWLARNIRVRVISKDLKGGKLYSRKGEVMDVVGPYTCDISMDGSRELVQGVSQDFLETALPRRGGPVLVLCGKHKGVYGSLVEKDSDRETGVVKDSDTHALLNVGLEQIAEFTGDPNDLGY from the coding sequence atgaaactctccttctctctccctcccaaATCATCCTCCAAATCAAACCCTAAACGCAACCCCTCCTCCGCCACCTCCACCTTCAACGACGGCACCGGAAACCACCCTAATGACGCCGTTTCCAAACACTTCGTCAGCGAATTCGACGCCTCGAAGCCCTTCTCCGCCGACCTCAAAGCCCGCGTGATCGCCCCGATCCCCAACGAATGGCGGCCCCACAAGAAGATGAAGAACATCGAGCTTCCCATCACCGAGTCCGGCGGCCACGAGCTCCAGTTCGAGGTCGAGACGCTCTCCGTCACCGACGACCCCGACGCCAAGATTTCGTACGGTCTTAATCTCCGGGAGAAATCGGAATTGGAGAATCGGGAGGGGTTGGGGAATGGTGACCGGCCGAGATTGAGAGGCGTGGAGGATACTCTGCTGCAGAAGTTTAAAGACGATTTGGAGCGCTTGTCGGATCATAGGGGGTTGGAGGAGTTTGAAGAGATGCCGGTGGAGGGTTACGGCGAGGCGTTGCTTACCGGGTACGGGTGGTACCCGGGTAGAGGAATTGGGAAGAATGCGAAGGAAGATGTGAAGATAGTGGAGTATACTAGGAGTACTGATAGGCACGGGTTAGGGTTTCTTGCGAATTCGAAAGAGAAGGATAGAAAGAAttcgaaagaaaaagagaaagagaagaggaaAGATGGAGATGTGGGGAAGGAAGTGAGGATCGTTTCGGGTCGAGACCATGTGGGTTTGAGAGGTAGGATTATAGAGAAATTGGGCAATGGGAAACTGGTTTTGAAGCTGTTGAGTAAGAGCAAACAGCATGATGAAGAGGTAGTAAAAGTGAATGCGGATGAAGTTGCGGAATTGGGTTCGAAAGAAGAGGAGAAGTGCTTGAGGAGATTGAATGAGACACAAAGGAAAATGGGTAGTGATAGCAGGCCGAGACGAGAAGAGCCAAGGGGTCATTCGACGTGGCTTGCGAGGAACATTCGGGTCAGGGTTATTAGCAAGGACTTGAAAGGTGGGAAATTGTATTCGAGAAAAGGGGAGGTGATGGATGTTGTTGGACCCTACACTTGCGATATATCCATGGATGGAAGTAGGGAGCTTGTGCAGGGGGTTTCTCAGGATTTTCTTGAGACAGCCCTGCCAAGGCGCGGCGGACCGGTTCTTGTGTTATGTGGGAAGCATAAGGGGGTCTATGGTAGTCTTGTGGAGAAGGATTCTGACAGAGAGACTGGTGTTGTCAAGGATTCTGATACCCATGCCTTGCTCAATGTGGGTCTTgagcagattgccgagtttacTGGTGATCCCAACGACCTTGGATATTGA
- the LOC126615519 gene encoding chloroplastic lipocalin-like isoform X2, whose amino-acid sequence MMPFTAFGQAVASDVSHQRNIYESANATEETVTLPLDKGSDEGDERLMMMRGMTANNFDPVRYSGRWFEVASLKRGFAGQGQEDCHCTQGVYTFDLAKRAIQVNTFCVHGSPDGYITGIRGNVQCLSDEDLEKKETDLEKQEMIKEKCFLRFPSLPFIPKLPYDVIATDYDNYALVSGAKDTGFIQIYSRTPNPGPEFIEKYKSYLANFGYNASKITDTPQDCEQMTDTQLSAVMSMPEMQQASTKEFPDLELKKSVQFDPFTSVFDTLKKSVQLFLK is encoded by the exons ATGATGCCTTTTACTGCTTTTGGGCAGGCGGTTGCATCAGATGTTTCCCATCAAAGAAATATATACGAGTCTGCAAATGCTACGGAGGAGACAGTAACTCTTCCGCTTGATAAGGGATCCGATGAAGGAGATGAGAGGCTAATGATGATGAGAGGCATGACAGCAAATAACTTTGACCCTGTTAGATATTCTGGAAGGTGGTTTGAAGTTGCTTCGCTTAAACGTGGATTTGCTGGGCAAGGTCAGGAAGACTGCCACTGCACCCAG GGTGTGTATACATTTGATTTGGCGAAACGGGCCATCCAGGTTAATACCTTCTGTGTTCACGGGAGCCCTGATGGATATATCACTGGAATACGGGGAAATGTTCAATGCCTTTCGGACGAAGATTTggagaaaaaagaaacagaTCTAGAAAAGCAGGAGATGATCAAAGAGAAGTGTTTCCTCCGTTTTCCATCATTGCCATTTATCCCTAAGCTTCCATATGATGTGATTGCAACTGATTATGACAATTACGCTCTTGTTTCGGGAGCAAAGGACACTGGTTTTATACAG ATTTACTCGAGAACGCCTAATCCCGGTCCTGAGTTCATAGAGAAGTACAAATCTTACTTGGCCAACTTCGGATACAACGCAAGCAAAATCACGGACACACCACAAGACTGTGAGCAAATGACAGACACGCAGTTATCTGCAGTGATGTCAATGCCCGAGATGCAACAGGCCTCAACAAAGGAATTTCCTGATCTCGAACTGAAGAAATCTGTTCAATTTGACCCCTTTACGAGCGTATTCGACACTCTGAAGAAATCTGTTCAGCTCTTTTTAAAATAG
- the LOC126615519 gene encoding chloroplastic lipocalin-like isoform X1 produces MVLVLQCSLLPPPRSPNVSTCRGVPGKIMMNCCLEQSTSGKQLTRHVLSGFATTLVFISQINQAVASDVSHQRNIYESANATEETVTLPLDKGSDEGDERLMMMRGMTANNFDPVRYSGRWFEVASLKRGFAGQGQEDCHCTQGVYTFDLAKRAIQVNTFCVHGSPDGYITGIRGNVQCLSDEDLEKKETDLEKQEMIKEKCFLRFPSLPFIPKLPYDVIATDYDNYALVSGAKDTGFIQIYSRTPNPGPEFIEKYKSYLANFGYNASKITDTPQDCEQMTDTQLSAVMSMPEMQQASTKEFPDLELKKSVQFDPFTSVFDTLKKSVQLFLK; encoded by the exons ATGGTACTTGTGCTCCAATgctctcttcttcctcctcctcgttCTCCAAATGTCTCTACCTGCAG GGGAGTGCCTGGTAAAATCATGATGAATTGCTGTCTGGAGCAATCGACCAGCGGCAAGCAACTAACCAGGCATGTTTTATCAGGGTTTGCAACAACATTAGTGTTTATCTCGCAAATAAACCAG GCGGTTGCATCAGATGTTTCCCATCAAAGAAATATATACGAGTCTGCAAATGCTACGGAGGAGACAGTAACTCTTCCGCTTGATAAGGGATCCGATGAAGGAGATGAGAGGCTAATGATGATGAGAGGCATGACAGCAAATAACTTTGACCCTGTTAGATATTCTGGAAGGTGGTTTGAAGTTGCTTCGCTTAAACGTGGATTTGCTGGGCAAGGTCAGGAAGACTGCCACTGCACCCAG GGTGTGTATACATTTGATTTGGCGAAACGGGCCATCCAGGTTAATACCTTCTGTGTTCACGGGAGCCCTGATGGATATATCACTGGAATACGGGGAAATGTTCAATGCCTTTCGGACGAAGATTTggagaaaaaagaaacagaTCTAGAAAAGCAGGAGATGATCAAAGAGAAGTGTTTCCTCCGTTTTCCATCATTGCCATTTATCCCTAAGCTTCCATATGATGTGATTGCAACTGATTATGACAATTACGCTCTTGTTTCGGGAGCAAAGGACACTGGTTTTATACAG ATTTACTCGAGAACGCCTAATCCCGGTCCTGAGTTCATAGAGAAGTACAAATCTTACTTGGCCAACTTCGGATACAACGCAAGCAAAATCACGGACACACCACAAGACTGTGAGCAAATGACAGACACGCAGTTATCTGCAGTGATGTCAATGCCCGAGATGCAACAGGCCTCAACAAAGGAATTTCCTGATCTCGAACTGAAGAAATCTGTTCAATTTGACCCCTTTACGAGCGTATTCGACACTCTGAAGAAATCTGTTCAGCTCTTTTTAAAATAG